TCGCAGCTCTCCGGCGGCCAGCGCCAGCGCATCGGCATCGCCCGTGGCCTCGCGCTCAAGCCGTCGGTGCTGCTCAGCGACGAGGCGACCTCCGGCCTGGACCCGGACACGACGCTGTCGATCATCACGCTGCTGCGGGAGCTCCGCGACGACCTGGGTGTCACGATCCTCGTCATCACGCACGAGATGGACGTCGTGCGCGGCATCGCCGACCAGGTGGCGCGGCTCGACCACGGCCGGATCGTCGAGCGCGGCTCGGTCGCTGACGTCGTCCGCGGCTCCGACTCGGACCTCTCGCGTGCGCTGCTGCCGCTGCCGCCCGCGGTGGCAGCTCCGGCGGGGCACCGCACGTGGACGATCCGCTACGACGCGGCGACCGTCTCGCCGTACTGGGTCGGGCAGGTGGGCCGGGAGGTCGGCACCGACCTGGCCGTGCTCTCGGCGCTCGTCGAGGAAGCGGGGCGGGCCAGCGTCGGCCGCGTGACCATCGGCGTAGACCCGCGCGTCGACGAGCGCCGGCTCGAGCAGGCGCTCGTGGCCCAGGGCCTCGTCGTCGAGCAGCGCTCGGCGCTGCGCGTCGTCGGTCCGGACGCCCGGCCGGGCTCGGAGGCGGTCGCATGAACACCCCACGAAACTGCTCGCGCCGCTCCCACCTCCGCGAGGACCTCGCATGATCGCGCTCATCTCCACGCCCTGGCCCGACGTCCCCTCGCTGCTCGGCCCCGCGCTGGGCGAGACGGTCCGGCTGGTCGGGATCGTCATGGCCGTCGTCGTGGCGCTCGGCCTCCCGCTGGGCCTGCTGATCTTCAACACCTCGCCGCTCGGGCTGACGCCGCACC
The sequence above is a segment of the Nocardioides jiangxiensis genome. Coding sequences within it:
- a CDS encoding methionine ABC transporter ATP-binding protein encodes the protein MIEISGLTKSYGSTTVLDGIDLTVADAQIGAVVGPSGAGKSTLARTINLLERPTSGTIAVNGRELTSLSGSELRAARREIGTVFQSANLLRRLTAAENVALPLRHHGVPDIQVRRRVHELLERVGMLHRANHYPSQLSGGQRQRIGIARGLALKPSVLLSDEATSGLDPDTTLSIITLLRELRDDLGVTILVITHEMDVVRGIADQVARLDHGRIVERGSVADVVRGSDSDLSRALLPLPPAVAAPAGHRTWTIRYDAATVSPYWVGQVGREVGTDLAVLSALVEEAGRASVGRVTIGVDPRVDERRLEQALVAQGLVVEQRSALRVVGPDARPGSEAVA